A window of Rubricoccus marinus contains these coding sequences:
- a CDS encoding UbiA family prenyltransferase, with protein sequence MTEPLASRHPPEARAGRVRAARKAMRLHQWSKNVLVALPALLAHNLSPEVAGEVAIAFLALGLVASGTYVVNDLLDQEQDARHPTKRHRPFASGALTPGFGWAFGPALVGLGFALAWALLPLAFVGALGVYLATTLAYSFKLKSVVIVDVCVLAALYALRVLAGGAATGIPVSEWLLAFSLFFFLGLALLKRYAELRILEIEVDARDNGRGYTIEDAAMLRAIGPAAGFMAVLVFALYVTSPDVAVLYARPGLLWLAAPLLAYWTMRMWMLAHRGDLPDEPVAYALRDRASYAVAALTAGVLLLASIPV encoded by the coding sequence TTGACAGAACCGCTCGCCTCCCGGCACCCGCCAGAGGCTCGGGCGGGGCGCGTTCGCGCGGCGAGAAAGGCGATGCGCCTGCACCAGTGGTCGAAAAACGTGCTCGTGGCGCTGCCCGCTTTGCTGGCGCACAACCTGTCGCCGGAGGTCGCCGGAGAGGTCGCCATTGCGTTTCTCGCCCTCGGGCTCGTCGCCAGCGGCACGTATGTGGTCAACGACCTGCTCGATCAGGAGCAGGACGCGCGGCACCCCACCAAGAGGCACCGGCCGTTCGCCTCTGGCGCGCTGACGCCCGGCTTCGGCTGGGCGTTCGGCCCGGCACTCGTGGGGCTGGGCTTCGCGCTCGCGTGGGCGCTGCTGCCTCTGGCGTTCGTGGGCGCGCTGGGTGTGTACCTCGCGACGACGCTCGCGTACTCGTTCAAGCTCAAAAGCGTCGTGATCGTCGACGTGTGCGTGCTCGCCGCGCTCTACGCGCTCCGCGTGCTCGCGGGCGGCGCGGCCACGGGCATCCCCGTGAGTGAGTGGCTTCTGGCGTTCTCGCTCTTCTTCTTCCTCGGCCTCGCGTTGCTCAAGCGCTACGCCGAACTCCGCATTCTGGAAATCGAGGTCGACGCGCGCGACAACGGCCGCGGCTACACCATCGAGGACGCCGCGATGCTCCGCGCGATCGGTCCGGCGGCGGGCTTTATGGCCGTGCTCGTCTTCGCGCTCTACGTCACCTCGCCCGACGTGGCCGTGCTCTACGCGCGTCCGGGCCTCCTCTGGCTCGCCGCGCCGCTTCTCGCCTACTGGACGATGCGGATGTGGATGCTCGCCCACCGGGGCGATCTTCCAGACGAGCCTGTGGCCTACGCGCTCCGCGACCGCGCGAGCTACGCCGTCGCCGCGCTGACGGCAGGCGTGCTGCTGCTGGCGTCGATTCCTGTGTAA
- a CDS encoding carboxypeptidase-like regulatory domain-containing protein, producing the protein MRALVIVLLLLASGALAQPATVNGIVRDASGFPLPGANVYLSGTARGAASDADGKYSIEDVPPGAYRIVASMLGYQAAVREIRLAGGARIYVTLELEPSAVEMGTARVEAERDRRWERRLAQFARVLLGESANADSTRILNPEVLSFRSSWGTLTATAAAPLLIENRALGYRLRYDLHEFEASSGRVRYHGDEVFEPLAPGDSAEARRWAAARKRAYLGSQAHLFRALLEGTAEDEGFTLLHVFDGDGLDRRAEGATFRTSSDDLLQEASYGWGTLRFRGRVDVAYGGEPEDEAYLTSEWFRERRRVPDPVQRSTLHLNESSVRLDPQGTPEDPFAISTSGYMAYERLADRVPEEYRPEE; encoded by the coding sequence ATGCGCGCTCTCGTCATCGTCCTGCTCCTCCTCGCCTCTGGCGCCCTGGCCCAGCCCGCGACCGTCAACGGGATCGTGCGCGACGCCAGCGGCTTCCCGCTTCCCGGTGCCAACGTGTACCTGTCCGGCACCGCGAGAGGCGCGGCTTCGGACGCAGACGGGAAGTACTCGATCGAGGATGTGCCGCCGGGGGCGTACCGGATTGTAGCGTCCATGCTGGGATACCAAGCGGCCGTCCGTGAGATTCGCCTCGCCGGAGGGGCGCGCATCTACGTGACGCTGGAGCTAGAGCCGTCAGCGGTGGAGATGGGCACCGCGCGGGTCGAGGCTGAGCGGGACCGGCGGTGGGAGCGGCGCCTGGCGCAGTTCGCACGCGTCCTTCTCGGCGAGTCCGCCAACGCGGACTCCACGCGCATCCTCAACCCGGAGGTGCTGAGCTTCCGCTCCTCCTGGGGCACGCTTACCGCGACCGCCGCTGCGCCGCTCCTCATCGAGAACCGCGCGCTGGGCTACCGCCTTCGGTACGACCTCCACGAGTTTGAGGCCAGCTCCGGCCGGGTGCGTTACCATGGCGACGAGGTCTTCGAGCCTCTGGCGCCAGGGGACTCCGCCGAAGCGCGGCGGTGGGCGGCGGCGCGCAAGCGGGCGTACCTCGGCTCTCAGGCTCACCTGTTCCGCGCGCTACTGGAGGGCACCGCCGAGGATGAGGGATTTACGCTCCTCCACGTTTTCGACGGCGATGGGTTGGACCGGCGCGCCGAGGGCGCCACGTTCCGAACGTCGAGCGATGACCTTCTCCAAGAAGCCAGCTACGGGTGGGGCACGCTCCGCTTCCGCGGGCGCGTCGATGTCGCCTACGGTGGGGAGCCAGAAGACGAGGCGTACCTCACGTCTGAATGGTTCCGCGAGAGGCGCCGCGTGCCCGATCCCGTCCAGCGTTCCACGCTCCACCTCAACGAGTCATCCGTGCGGCTGGACCCTCAGGGGACGCCAGAGGACCCCTTTGCGATCAGCACGAGCGGCTACATGGCCTACGAGAGGCTGGCCGACCGCGTCCCGGAGGAATACCGCCCGGAGGAATAG
- a CDS encoding TerB family tellurite resistance protein, with product MHSASLSPYDLTKVVHLLLAVAGASDHPPEAHERQRAIELARGWSPDLDTGSIEAIVDTAYVAARRGIHLEAVARDVARVIGPEGTLRLLSNLGRIAQADGHLELREAMVIARIRAVLHGFDEPGPESAVKRPGSYGKRFRWAAAKGR from the coding sequence GTGCATTCCGCTTCCCTCTCCCCGTACGACCTCACGAAGGTCGTTCACCTCCTTCTGGCCGTCGCTGGAGCGTCGGATCACCCGCCAGAGGCCCACGAACGCCAGCGCGCGATCGAACTCGCGCGCGGGTGGTCCCCAGACCTCGACACAGGCTCCATCGAAGCTATCGTCGACACGGCGTACGTGGCGGCACGGCGCGGCATTCACCTTGAAGCCGTCGCCCGCGATGTGGCACGGGTAATCGGGCCCGAGGGGACGTTGCGGCTGCTTTCAAACCTGGGACGGATCGCGCAGGCGGACGGGCACCTGGAACTTCGCGAAGCGATGGTCATCGCGCGCATTCGCGCCGTTCTCCACGGCTTCGATGAGCCGGGGCCCGAGAGCGCCGTGAAGCGTCCGGGGTCGTACGGCAAACGGTTCCGCTGGGCGGCCGCCAAGGGGCGCTAA
- a CDS encoding glycine--tRNA ligase: protein MAATLDTIVSLAKRRGFIFPSSEIYGGLGAVYDYGPLGVELKRNVRERWWRAMVHEHEDVVGLDSAILMHPTVWKASGHVDAFNDPMIDDKQSNKRYRADQLIEGHIAKLEKKKKTQEAERVHAALVEALNADDPSSALHALILAEEIRAPESGAFDWTEVRQFNLMFETKVGAVGGDTIYLRPETAQGIFVHFGNVQQTSRQQVPFGIAQIGKAFRNEVVARQFIFRMREFEQMEMQYFVAPGSQMEHYAEWAEKRMNWHMSNGIRPSRLRWHDHEKLAHYADAAKDVQYEYPFGWQEIEGIHSRTDFDLSRHQEFSGKKLEYFDPQTKERYIPYVVETSVGLDRTILMLLCDAFHEEEVPTAKEGKTESRSVLRFHPSIAPYQVAVFPLVKKDGMDDKAKAIAADLRGGLNVFYDEKGAVGRRYRRQDEIGTPFAVTVDGDTMEDGTVTIRSRDTMEQDRIPAENIAAYVKDATAAWTAPTD, encoded by the coding sequence ATGGCCGCCACGCTCGACACCATCGTTTCCCTCGCCAAGCGGCGGGGCTTCATCTTCCCGTCTTCCGAGATCTATGGCGGCCTAGGTGCCGTCTACGACTACGGCCCGCTGGGCGTGGAACTGAAGCGGAACGTGCGCGAGCGCTGGTGGCGCGCGATGGTCCACGAGCACGAGGACGTGGTGGGGCTGGACTCCGCCATTCTCATGCACCCCACGGTCTGGAAAGCGAGCGGCCACGTCGACGCCTTCAACGACCCGATGATCGACGACAAGCAGTCGAACAAGCGCTACCGCGCCGATCAACTCATCGAGGGCCACATCGCGAAGCTGGAGAAGAAAAAGAAGACGCAAGAGGCCGAGCGCGTCCACGCGGCTCTCGTCGAGGCGCTCAACGCCGACGATCCCTCCAGCGCGCTCCACGCGCTCATCCTGGCCGAGGAGATCCGCGCGCCCGAGTCCGGCGCGTTCGACTGGACCGAGGTGCGCCAGTTCAACCTCATGTTCGAGACCAAGGTCGGCGCCGTCGGCGGCGATACGATCTACCTCCGTCCGGAGACGGCGCAGGGCATCTTCGTCCACTTCGGCAACGTGCAGCAGACCTCGCGCCAGCAGGTCCCGTTCGGCATCGCGCAGATCGGCAAGGCGTTCCGCAACGAGGTCGTCGCGCGGCAGTTCATCTTCCGCATGCGCGAGTTCGAGCAGATGGAGATGCAGTACTTCGTCGCGCCCGGCAGCCAGATGGAGCACTACGCTGAGTGGGCCGAGAAGCGCATGAACTGGCACATGAGCAACGGCATCCGCCCGAGCCGCTTGCGCTGGCACGACCACGAAAAGCTGGCCCACTACGCCGACGCGGCGAAGGACGTGCAGTACGAGTACCCCTTCGGCTGGCAGGAGATCGAGGGCATCCACTCCCGGACCGACTTCGACCTCTCGCGCCACCAGGAGTTCAGCGGCAAGAAGCTGGAGTACTTCGATCCGCAGACGAAGGAGCGCTACATCCCGTACGTCGTCGAGACGTCGGTCGGGCTCGACCGCACCATCCTGATGCTGCTCTGCGACGCCTTCCACGAGGAGGAAGTCCCGACCGCGAAGGAGGGCAAAACTGAGAGCCGTTCGGTTCTGCGCTTCCACCCGAGCATCGCGCCGTACCAGGTCGCCGTCTTCCCTCTCGTCAAGAAGGACGGCATGGACGACAAGGCCAAGGCCATCGCTGCCGACCTCCGCGGCGGGCTCAACGTGTTCTACGACGAGAAGGGCGCCGTTGGCCGCCGCTACCGCCGCCAGGACGAGATCGGGACGCCGTTCGCCGTCACCGTCGATGGCGACACGATGGAGGACGGAACGGTCACCATCCGCTCCCGTGACACGATGGAGCAGGACCGCATCCCCGCCGAGAACATCGCTGCTTATGTCAAGGACGCCACTGCCGCCTGGACCGCGCCGACCGACTGA